A segment of the Cohnella algarum genome:
ATCGCCGCGTCCGTTTCCGCCGCCGCGCGCACCTGCTCAAGCGTGCGGCAAAGCACGGTCAGCCGGGCGTCTTCCGGGCGAACCGGCTTGGCTTGCGCCTTCGGCGCGCGCGGCGGCAGCGGCCGCTTGACGTACCGCGGCGGCTGCTCGCGAAGCCGTTCCAGCTGCTCGACGGCGACGCGCCGGATGCGGTTCAGCTCGCTCTTGGGCACGATCACGTCCCCTTCGAGCGCGACGGCAAGCTCCTCCAGGCGGTAAAGCGAGCCGCCGAGACGGCCGAGCTGCTCGGCCAGCACCTCCTGGCCCAGAGGCCTTTTTTCCGCGCGTTCGAGCGGCATTTCCGACGGCACGACGACCGTCGTCCCCCTTGCCGCATCCGTCCAGATCGTCCGCAACGGCGCGCCCTCGCGGCCTTCGACCGTAACCGCCACCGGGAAGGTGCGGTACGGCTTCTCCGTCTCGAACGTGCCGCGCAGCCGCTTGTCCAGCGCCGGATCGCTCGTCTTCCAGATCCGGTCGCCTTCATGCACGCGATGGAGGTCGACGTCGTTGCGCCCCATCACGATTTCGACGCGGCCGCCTTCCGGCGCTTCGCCTTCGAGCTTGGCGCCGTTGCTGCGCAAATCGTAGACGCGCCCGCCCTCTTCCTTCTTCGTCGGGTCCCCGCGTCGAACACGATGCCGTCGCCGCGCTTGAGCGGCGCTTCGATCACGCAAACGACGCTGTCGCGCAATATTTTCTCCACGCGCCCGAGATAGACGCCCCGGCTTTTAGGAAACGTGCCCTCCACGAGCTTCTTGTTGTTCGTACCTTCCAGAAAGCCGTGCGTGAAGCCGCGCGAAAAGCTCTGCTCCAGCTCGCGGACTTCCTCGCGCGACGGCTTGCTTTCGTCGCCCTCGAAATAGCGGTCGATCGCGCGGCGATATTTGCTCACGACGTTCGCCACGTATTCCGGCGACTTCAACCGGCCTTCTATTTTAAAAGAAGTAACGCCGGCCTCGATCAGCTCCGGCATGATATCGATCGCCGCCAAATCCTTCGGCGACAGCAGGTAAGCGATATTGCCCATCTGCTTCTGGACGCCGTCGACGATGAGATCGTACGGCAGGCGGCAGGCCTGCGCGCACTCGCCGCGGTTCGCCGAGCGGCCGCCCCACACTTCCGAGGTCAGGCATTGTCCGGAATAGGAAACGCACAGCGCCCCGTGCACGAACACTTCCATCGGCAGCTTCGCCTGCTCGCCGATTTTGCGGATTTGCTTCAGATTGTTTTCCCGGCCGAGCACGACGCGCTCGATGTTGAACGGCTTCGTAAATTCCACCGCTTCGGGCGACGTGATCGTCATCTGCGTCGATCCGTGGATCGGGAAATCCGGCGAAAGCTCGCGAATGAGCTTCACGAGGCCCAAATCCTGCACGATGACCGCGTCCACGCCCGCGTCGATGCAGGCTTCGACCAGCGTTTGGGCATCCTTGAGCTCGTCCTCGAAAACGAGAATGTTGAACGTCAGAAACCCTTTGACTCCATAACGGTGCAAAAACGCCATAATTTCCGGCAGCTCGTCCATCTTGAAATTGTTCGCGCGGGCGCGGGCGTTGAACTTTTCCACGCCGAAAAAGACGGCGTCCGCCCGTTCGCCACGGCGGCCCGCATGCACTCCCAATCTCCCGCCGGAGCGAGCAGCTCGATATCTTCACGCCGAATAACGGCTTTGTCTGTCATTTCGTTTACCTCCATACCGCCCTCCCGGGCAGCCAATACCCCAAGTATACCAAACCGCGCCAACCGGGGCCAAAAGAAAATAAAGCCTCCGCTTTGCCGCAAACAGAAAAAACGGGCGGAAGCGCTCGGCTTCGGCCCGTTTCACACCCCTATCATGCCATCGTTTAAAACCAGCCGCTGACCATCTTGACGTCCGCGATGAGGAACACGATCAAAGCCACGAGCGCGAAGCCGATGGCGAACACGTTCTTCTTCCCTTTCTCCATGAGCAGACGCACGAGTCCAAGCGCGATGAGCACCGTAAAAATGACCATGAATATGTCGAACGGAGTGTAAAGGCTGGCCGTTTCCTCCGCCGCGTTTGCTGCATTTGCCGCCAGGAACATTGGGTGGGACCTCCTTTTGTTCATAACCTTCCCATTATCCTATATGTTATCCGCAAAAAGCGAGGCTTGCAAGTCCGAGTTTGCGCGCGTAACAACTTTGTCACAACTTGGAAGCGCTTTTGTTTATAACGATCCGTTAAAGCAGCCATCAGTAAGTTTTATAGATGAAATCGCGTCATGCATTGTCGGGGGAGTCAAATATGATACGATCAAAACATACTGGATAAATCGGAATTAGCTGCCGATTCGATTCAACAAGGGGGAATATCGCAGTGGCCTACGAAGCGGTATGGATGAAGAATCCGGACAAGCTGAATAAATTCGAATTTTATAAAATGGAAAAAGACGGCCTCGACATTATCCGCGACATCGTGGAAAAGTATGCGAAGGAAGGGTTCGCGTCGATTCCTCAGGAGGATTTCAACCTATTTAAATGGGCCGGCGTATATCAGCAAAAGCCGAACAACGGCCACTTCATGATGCGCATCCGGATTCCCGGCGGCGTGCTGACGAGCGCCCAGGCCCGGGTGCTGGCATCCATCGGCCGCGACTACGGCCGCGGACTGATCGACGTGACGACCCGTCAGGCGATCCAGTACCACTGGCTGGAAATCGAGCATTTTCCCGACATTTTCGACCGTCTCGCTTCCGTCGGCATGTCGGGGGTCGAAGCTTGCGGCGACTGCCCGCGGACGATCGTCGGCAACCCGCTCGTCGGCATCGATCCGGACGAATTGATCGACACGGCGCCGATCGTCGACCGGCTCGAGAAGTTTTTCCTGAACAATCGGGACTTCTCGAACCTGCCGCGCAAATACAAAATGTCCATCTCGGCCAACATTTACAATAACGCCAGCGCCGAAATCCAGTGCCTGGGCTTCGTCCCGGCCTCGAAAGTGATCGACGGCAAAGAAACGATCGGCTTCCACGCGCTCGTCGGCGGCGGCCTGTCGGCCAAGCCGCACTTGGGCAAACAGCTCGACATGTTCATTTTGCCGGACGAAGTGCTGAAGGTCGCCATCGGCGTTACGACGCTGTTCCGCGATCACGGCTACCGGGAAAAACGCCACTACGCGCGCCTGAAATACCTGGTCGCCGACTGGGGCGTCGAGAAGTTCCAGGAAGAGCTGGTGAAGCTGATCGGCCCGATGCCGTCCCGCGGGGAAAACCGGGTAATCGGCTGGAACGGCTCCTACTTCGACGGCGTGCACAAGCAAAAGCAGGAAGGCCTGAACTACATCGGCCTGAACGTGCCGGTCGGCCGCACGAGCAGCGAGGAGTTCGAACAGCTGGCCGATATCGCCGACAAATACGGCGACGGCACGATCCGGACGACGATTTCGCAAAATATTTTGCTGCCCGGCATCCCGGACGCCAAAGTCGAAGAAGTACTGCAGCACCCGCTGCTTGAGCGCCTCACGCCCAACCCGAACCGGTTCATGAGCCGGACGGTGTCGTGCACGGGGAACGAATTTTGCAACCTGGCCATCGTCGAAACGAAGGAGCGCGCCCGCCGCGTCGCCCAATATTTGGACGAACACGTGCAGCTCGACCAGCCGCTCCGCATTCACTTCATCGGCTGCCCGAACGGCTGCGGCCAGAAGCACATCGCCGACATCGGCTTGCAGGGCTCCCTGATCAAGACGCCGGAAGGCATGATCGACGCCTTCGATATCGCCGTCGGCGGCACGCTCGGTCCGGATCCGAAGTTCAATTCGGTGCTCAAAGGCCGGGTCAAGGGCGAAGAAGTCCAGCAGGTGCTCGCGCAGCTGATCGAATTTTACAAGGAGCAGCGCAGCGGAAACGACGAATCGTTCCACGATTTCGTCCACCGCGTGGGCGTTCCCGTTCTCCAGGAGAAGCTGACGGCGATTTTGGCTGCGGCTTCCTGATCGGGGCGGCGAACTGATCGGCGCTACGTTCTACGTTCTGATCGAGGCGTTCTGATCGAGGTGGCTATTCTTCTCCCGGCGAACCTTCCGTTATCGCGGCATCGGATTCATTCCTATCCTCGAGCAATGCGCCCCCCCTTCGTTTCGGCCTCTGCCGCGGAGGAGGGGGTTTTCCATTTCGTGGGCTGGGAGATTTTAGTGCCTCCGCGATTTTCTCGGCCGGCAGGATTGTTACCTCTTTCGCTCAAGACTGGCCATAATGCCCCCTTCCCGGGAGGAAGGCTCTACCTTCGTTGGATTTTATCCAATCTGCAGAGGGAAAATTCGCAAAACCGGTCCCTACGTTGGATTTTATCCAACGAAAAAGCTCATTTTTTCATCCGTCACAAGGAAATGCCGATTTTGATTGGACAAAATCCAACGTAGGCGCGTTTCTGGTGCAAATCAGGCTTCCCCGTTGGATATTTTCCAATGTAGCCGACTGCAGCCGGTATCCGGTTCACCCGAACGATGAATTTCTCGTTAAATCCCCCCGCATTTTTCGACCGCAGTGTACTCTAAAATCCCGAATCCCGCCGTCTATATCTTCTCCATTCAGCCAACAGTCTACATCCAGCAATCCGGCATCCTCACACTATTATCACCTCTTGCCCTGTGGCCGTCCTTTCGTTATACTGATGGCAAGACGAAGAACGTCCCGAAGCCTTTTACAGGTTCCGGGGCGTTTTTTATTTTCGAGGGGGAATCGGGAATGGCTCATGTTGACCAAGCGGTTGAAGCTTTCATCGAACGCCACGTTGCAGCGCGCCAGGGAGAACGGAAAGGACGGCTGCGGAGAGGAAACCGTTATGCGGAAAACCTGTTTCTCCGCAATGTCTGGTGGCCGTTGTTCGGACAGTTCGACCATTTGCACCCCGAATACGAGGTCTATGATTGGAACCGCAAGTCGCAATTCATCGATTTCGCCTTTATGCCCCCGTATGGGCGATTCGGCCTCGAGATCGACGGGTTTCAGACGCACGTCAAGGATATGGACCGCGAAACGCACAGCTACAGCCTGAACCGGGACACTTTCCTGACGGGACTCGGCTGGACCATGCTTCATTTTTCCTTCGATGACGTGCAGAAACATCCGGAAATCAGCCGCATGCTGCTGCAGCTTGCGGTTGGCACCGACTCGCTGCGGCCTCTCGCGTTGACGTCGGAAATCTCCCATGTGGAAAAAGACATCCTTCGAATGGCCTGGAGGCTTGGTCGGCACATCCGTCCGCGGGACGTTCGCGAGCAGTTCGGATTGGATTTTCGCACGGCTCGGAAGCATCTCGCCTCGATGTGCGACAAGGGGCTGCTCCGTCCCGTTTCCTGCGGAGGAGCCGTTCGCCGCTATGAACTGGAGCCCGACTCGCTGAAAAAGCTGCTCTAGCTGGCACCGTGCGCCAGAACGCAGCACGATTGCGGCGGTCTCATACCATCTGCGTGCCCTGACCGAGTTGCGATTGCTTGACAAGCTTTTATCCAATGAGGGATGACAGTTATTACGGAATCTTAATCCCCTGCAATAGCGGCCTCGAGGCGCGTGTCGCCCCCAAAGAGATTGCTTGACCCGCAAGCCGAACACCACTCCCCTGCAGCTCTGCTTGGCCCGAAAGCTGAACGTCGCTGCAGCTATGAGCCCGACGCCGCTTCCCGTCTCCCGAAGACGAAATCGGCGAGCCGGACGACGCCGAGCAGCAAGAAGCAAAACGCCGCCGCCACAACCTCCAGCTGCAAAATGTACCAGGGCCATGGGGCCAGCAGATCCAGCAACGACCCGGTTGCCGGTTTGCGAGCGAGAAACATAAAGTTGGTCCCTTTCCACGCGTTGACGATGCCGGCGGGGATGGCAAGCAAATTCAACCAAACGAGCGCCCGGACGACGGACCGGACGGTCGGACGGAAGCCGGTGACGGCGGTCATGAACACGTTGGCCGCGATGATGGCGATATGCGCGATAAAAAAGTGGAAGTAGCGGAACTGCGGGAACGTTTCGTCGAGCGCCGGCGTCAGCATCGCCTGCAGCGCCCCGAGAATCCCCAGGAAAAAGGTAATCTCGTACAGCCTGTAGCTGGACGTCAGCAAAGTCGCGCAGGACAAGAAGACCATCATGCTGCAAAGCTGCAGCGGCAGCGACCCGAACGTCCAGGAATCCGTCAGAAAATAGGACGCCTGCAGCGACAGCTCGCTCGCCGCCAGGACGGCGGCAATCGTATAGGCGACCGCCTTGCTCGCGCCCGGCCGTCTCAGCCGCCCGCGAAAAACGACGATCGCGGCCACGGCCGCGGCGCAAGCGGCCATCGCCGCGACATGAGCAGCCGAAAACGCTTCGAATTCCATCCTGAACGCCCCCCGTGTTCCCGGATTGAAAGCCTCTTTCTCTATTATCCCCATTGTAAAAAAGAGGAAGCGAAATGAACAGGGCAAAAAGAACGCAAAAAGCTCCCGGAACCGCCGCAAAGCGGCGGCGCCCGGAAGCCGGTTCATCCCGTATGAAATTAACGGGGCGAATGGTTAAACCTGTTGAACTTTAATGAGGTTCGTCGTTCCCGACTGACCGAACGGCACGCCGGCGGAGATGACGATCGTGTCGCCCGGCTTCACGACGTCCGTTTGCAGCGCTCCGCGGACGGCGGACTCGAACATTTCGTCCGTCGTCGAGACGGCGCCGCTCTTGACCGGAATGACGCCGGACAGCAGGCTGATTTTGGACAGCACCTTTTCATGCTGCGAGATGGCGATGATCGGCGCCTGCGGCCGGTACTTGGACACCATGCGGGCGGTAAAGCCGCTTTCGGTGGCCGCGACGATGGCCGCCGCATTCAGCTCAAGCGAAGCGCTGACCGCGCTTTGGCTGATGATTTCCGTCGTGTTCGTCGCGTGATGGGCGATCTTTTTGTGGAACTGCTCTTTGTAGTCGATCATGCCCTCCGCTTTTTTCGCGATCGTCGCCATCGTCCGTACGGACAGGACCGGATATTTGCCGGCGGCCGATTCTCCCGACAGCATGACGACGTCGGCTCCCTGAAGCACCGCGTTGGACACGTCGCTGACTTCCGCCCGGGTCGGACGGGGGTTCACCTGCATCGACTCCAGCATGTGGGTCGCGACGATGACCGGTTTGCCCGCGAGGTTGCACTTTTCGATCATTTCCCGCTGAATGAGCGGCACGTCCTCGATCGGAACTTCGACGCCCAGGTCGCCGCGGGCGACCATAATGCCGTCGGACGCTTCGATGATCGCGTCGAGGTTCGCCACGCCCTCTTCGTTTTCGATTTTCGAAATGATCTGGACGTGGCCGGCGTTGTTTTCCTCCAGAATGCGGCGGATTTCCAAAATATCTTCGGCTTTGCGGACGAAGGACGCCGCGATCATTTCCACATTATGCTTGAGTCCGAAATGAATATGCTGAACGTCCCGCTCGGTCACGCCCGGCAGCGACGTTTTGATGCCCGGCAGATTGACGCCTTTTCTCGGCTTGAGCGTGCCGCCGTTGACAATGCGGCAAGCAATTTCGGTCCCCTCAACCCGCAAAACCGTCAAGTCCACGAGCCCGTCGTCGATCAAAATCCGGTCGCCCGCTTTGACATCGTTCGGCAGATCCGCATAGTTGACCGGCAGCCGAGCGGAATCTCCGAGCACTTCCTCCGTCGTCAGAACGAGCTCTTCGCCCGCCTTCAGCTCGCAGGAAGCTTCCTTCAGCTTGCCGATCCGAACCTCGGGACCTTTGATATCCATCATGATCGGAACGAATGTATTCAGGTCGCGAGCGGCCTGGCGGATTTTGTCGATCCGGCCGGCATGGTCCTCGAGCTCGCCATGAGCCATATTCAAGCGGGCTACCGTCATCCCCGCCTCGATCATCTCTTTCAGGATGCTTACGTCCTCGCACGCGGGTCCCATCGTGCAAATGATTTTCGTTTTGCGCATGATTGTCCAGTCCTCCTCGTCATACCGCTATTGTACGACGAAAGTTCGGCATGAACTATGAAAAATAGTATAATGAATGAAAAATGGTATGCTTCGGGAGGACGTTCTTTTTGCTAAAAATCGAGGAATTTCGCCAGGACAGCGGCTTCGATTGGTACGAGGAAGGCGGCGCCGCGCGGGATACGCATTATGCCGGCCTGGCCACTTACGGGAAGTGCGTTTATTGGGCGGAGGACGAAAAGTATATTTTGGAAAAGGGCGAGCTTCTCCTCATCCCCCGAATGCCGCGTTTTACGGAAAAAGCATTCCGTCCGTCCTGCACACGAAGTTCGCCGTTCGGTTTTCCGTTCCGGACGCCGAAGCGAAACTTCCGATCCTGAACGTTCGGAAGCCGCTGAAGCTGAAGCTGGGCGGATACGATTTGATTCACGACCGGGTGCGCGAGGCCTGGAGCCAGTGGCAGGAGCATCCGCCCTATTACGAGACGATGGCGGGGGCGCTGCTGACGGAAGCGCTCGTCCATTTCAACCGGGAGCGGGATCGGGGCGCCGTTCCCTCCGAAAAGCATCGTCATGCGGAAGTGATGAAGGAATACATTCATAAACATTACCGCGAAAAAGTGACGAAGCAGGAGCTTGGCGAAGCGATCAAAAAAACGCCCAACTACGCGGCGGCCCTGTTCCGCGAGGTGACGAACCAGACGATCAGCGAATACGTGCATCGGCAGCGGATCAAAACCGCCGTCTATTTGCTGACCGAATCTAGGCTGACGATCGGCGAAATCGCCGCCTTCGTCGGCTACGGCGACGTTTCGTATTTTTTCCGCCTGTTCAAGCGGATCACGGGGAAATCGCCTTCCGAAATCGCGGACGATCGGCGTCATGGCGTTTAAAAATCGCCCGAAAGCGGGTAACTTTTCGCACGGCTCGTTCGTCCCGATTCTTCGTCGGGAACGGTGACTGCCTGGCGCTAACGCAAATTCGAAGCCGCGGCGGCGCGGGCGGCGATACGCTTCGCGTAAGCGATCGTATGGACGGCCCGCTCCGGCTCGTGGTCGGCGGCCTGCGGCGACATGTCGGCCTCGTAAAACCACGTCCGCAGCCCTTCGTCGATCGTCAGATCGATCTCCAGCTCGTCCAGCGGGAAATCGGAGCCGCCGTCCGCGCAAGCCGCGATTTCAAGGGCGAGATGGCGGAGATGGCGCTCGATAAACGGATGCTGCTGCGGAAACCGTTCTTTCAGAAAGGGCTCCAGTTCGATCGTCCTTCCGTTGCGGCCGCGACTGTTGCTCGCGACCGCCCCCGGTTGGCCGAGCCTCGGATAAATGCGGGTCACGGTCCATCCCCCTTCCCCGTTTCGCTGCGCGCGAATGCGGAAATCGAACGGTTCCCCTTTTTCCGTGACGCAGTTGATATACGGCTGGACCAAATACAGGCCGTTCCGGCCAAGGGCGCGGACGGCGCGATCCAGCATGGCAAAGTCCAGCTTCTGAAGCCTGAAGCCTTCCAGCCAGCGATAGTAAAGCCCGTCGGCTTCGACCGCGACGATGCCTTCCCCCTGACGCCCGTTGTCCGGCTTCAGCACTACGCGTCCGTACGCTTCGAGCGCCCGCAGCACGTCCGACGCATCGCGCGCCGGCGCGGTCGGAATGAGCAGTCCCCTCAGACTGTCCGATCTTTGCAGCAGCTCCATCGTGCGCAGCTTCCCCTGAATCGCATGCGACGCAAAGGTCACTCTCCGGCTCAGGCTTTGCTCGATCGGCGAGCGGTCGGCCGGCGGCCTCGGCTGCTCGTCGATGACGACCGAAGGAAGCGGCAGCTCCCTTTCCGTCCATCGTCCCCTCTCGAACGTTTGGCCTTTGACGAGATTCCGCTTCAGGTCCACCCCTTTTTCATCGAAAAAAACGAGCTGAACGTGCTGCCGGACCGCTTCGGCCGCAAGCGCTTCGAGCCGTTTGCCCGGTAGCCGCTCGAGGGGAGATTCCGGGTAATAGACGCCGATTAACACGGTAGGGTCCTCTCCTTGAACTCTTTTAACGAGTCATGATAGCAGACCCCGCTTAAAAGATACTTAACATGCGTCCACGCACGCCTCGGCGCGCGTCAGGCTTCCAGCAGCGCGGCCGCCAGCTGGGTGCGGTTTTTCAGCCCGTATTTGGACAGCATCGAATTGACGTGCTTTTTGACGGCGGCTTCGCTGATAAACAGCGAGGAGGCGATCTCCGCGTTCGTGTACCCTTGCGCCAGCAG
Coding sequences within it:
- a CDS encoding nitrite/sulfite reductase — translated: MAYEAVWMKNPDKLNKFEFYKMEKDGLDIIRDIVEKYAKEGFASIPQEDFNLFKWAGVYQQKPNNGHFMMRIRIPGGVLTSAQARVLASIGRDYGRGLIDVTTRQAIQYHWLEIEHFPDIFDRLASVGMSGVEACGDCPRTIVGNPLVGIDPDELIDTAPIVDRLEKFFLNNRDFSNLPRKYKMSISANIYNNASAEIQCLGFVPASKVIDGKETIGFHALVGGGLSAKPHLGKQLDMFILPDEVLKVAIGVTTLFRDHGYREKRHYARLKYLVADWGVEKFQEELVKLIGPMPSRGENRVIGWNGSYFDGVHKQKQEGLNYIGLNVPVGRTSSEEFEQLADIADKYGDGTIRTTISQNILLPGIPDAKVEEVLQHPLLERLTPNPNRFMSRTVSCTGNEFCNLAIVETKERARRVAQYLDEHVQLDQPLRIHFIGCPNGCGQKHIADIGLQGSLIKTPEGMIDAFDIAVGGTLGPDPKFNSVLKGRVKGEEVQQVLAQLIEFYKEQRSGNDESFHDFVHRVGVPVLQEKLTAILAAAS
- a CDS encoding TIGR02206 family membrane protein; amino-acid sequence: MEFEAFSAAHVAAMAACAAAVAAIVVFRGRLRRPGASKAVAYTIAAVLAASELSLQASYFLTDSWTFGSLPLQLCSMMVFLSCATLLTSSYRLYEITFFLGILGALQAMLTPALDETFPQFRYFHFFIAHIAIIAANVFMTAVTGFRPTVRSVVRALVWLNLLAIPAGIVNAWKGTNFMFLARKPATGSLLDLLAPWPWYILQLEVVAAAFCFLLLGVVRLADFVFGRREAASGS
- the pyk gene encoding pyruvate kinase, with the translated sequence MRKTKIICTMGPACEDVSILKEMIEAGMTVARLNMAHGELEDHAGRIDKIRQAARDLNTFVPIMMDIKGPEVRIGKLKEASCELKAGEELVLTTEEVLGDSARLPVNYADLPNDVKAGDRILIDDGLVDLTVLRVEGTEIACRIVNGGTLKPRKGVNLPGIKTSLPGVTERDVQHIHFGLKHNVEMIAASFVRKAEDILEIRRILEENNAGHVQIISKIENEEGVANLDAIIEASDGIMVARGDLGVEVPIEDVPLIQREMIEKCNLAGKPVIVATHMLESMQVNPRPTRAEVSDVSNAVLQGADVVMLSGESAAGKYPVLSVRTMATIAKKAEGMIDYKEQFHKKIAHHATNTTEIISQSAVSASLELNAAAIVAATESGFTARMVSKYRPQAPIIAISQHEKVLSKISLLSGVIPVKSGAVSTTDEMFESAVRGALQTDVVKPGDTIVISAGVPFGQSGTTNLIKVQQV
- a CDS encoding YheC/YheD family protein gives rise to the protein MLIGVYYPESPLERLPGKRLEALAAEAVRQHVQLVFFDEKGVDLKRNLVKGQTFERGRWTERELPLPSVVIDEQPRPPADRSPIEQSLSRRVTFASHAIQGKLRTMELLQRSDSLRGLLIPTAPARDASDVLRALEAYGRVVLKPDNGRQGEGIVAVEADGLYYRWLEGFRLQKLDFAMLDRAVRALGRNGLYLVQPYINCVTEKGEPFDFRIRAQRNGEGGWTVTRIYPRLGQPGAVASNSRGRNGRTIELEPFLKERFPQQHPFIERHLRHLALEIAACADGGSDFPLDELEIDLTIDEGLRTWFYEADMSPQAADHEPERAVHTIAYAKRIAARAAAASNLR